A single window of Arcobacter venerupis DNA harbors:
- a CDS encoding cache domain-containing protein, with protein sequence MKLSNFIIRIIIAIAFTTLFLSFMISITFQYKKFKEDKIFIKTEFIKSKKEQIKREVISIENLIDQKEIILTNSIKEKIKERVTQAHNIAMTIYDENKNSKSKEDIELLIARTLNNLSYENDKTYFFINSNKGQAILFNKKILLDKYNDIWNLKDGNNNLFIQEQAKIAIENKEGFLTNSFVRPNNTDNKQYTKISFVKLFEPYNLHIGMGEYTDDIKSLAQNEILDLIASIRFNEDNYLFVNSTDGYSLVFDGKRNEPAMIHPNKNLYSQQVEAVKNPEGEFIFYKFKKINSTKEYDKISFVKKYEKYGWIVGCGIYLDEINNELENIENIFKKSINDQFIYIFIMFILMVIALYLTSKRISKFINLNVLYLISSFDKASRENKTIDTKNLTYKEFISLANKLNITLENKNETEKRLQDHIQLINENIIISTTDKDGYIVDVSEAFCKISGYTKEELIGKTHKVVRHPDTPDKFYEDMWDRLLSGQIWEGEIHNRNKNGKDYWIYAIIKPLFRNNEFIGFTAIRTNITDKKHIEQLSITDELTNLYNRRFFNIKIEEEINRAKRENHYFSFLVIDIDYFKQYNDTYGHQQGDVVLEKVASVFKKRTLRGSDFAFRLGGEEFGIITTLNKEKVMEFAHLIKDEIENLKIEHKANEVSKFVTISIGIVSKEKDEITNSDLLYKEADDCLYEAKKLGRNSIFIL encoded by the coding sequence TTGAAGTTATCAAATTTTATAATAAGAATCATCATTGCAATAGCATTTACTACACTTTTTTTGTCATTTATGATATCTATCACTTTTCAATACAAAAAATTTAAAGAAGATAAAATTTTTATAAAAACTGAATTTATAAAATCAAAGAAAGAGCAGATAAAAAGAGAAGTTATTAGTATAGAGAATCTAATAGACCAAAAAGAGATTATATTAACTAATTCTATAAAAGAAAAAATCAAAGAAAGAGTAACTCAAGCACATAACATAGCAATGACTATTTATGATGAAAATAAGAATTCAAAAAGTAAAGAAGATATAGAACTATTAATAGCAAGAACTTTGAATAATTTAAGTTATGAGAATGATAAAACTTACTTTTTCATAAACAGTAATAAAGGTCAAGCAATTCTTTTTAATAAAAAAATTCTACTTGATAAATACAATGATATTTGGAATTTAAAAGATGGAAATAACAATTTATTTATTCAAGAACAAGCAAAAATTGCAATTGAAAATAAAGAAGGTTTTTTAACAAATAGTTTCGTAAGACCTAATAATACTGATAATAAACAATATACTAAAATATCTTTTGTAAAATTATTTGAACCATATAATTTACATATTGGGATGGGTGAATATACTGATGACATTAAAAGTTTAGCTCAAAATGAAATTTTAGATTTAATTGCAAGTATTAGATTTAATGAAGACAATTATCTTTTTGTTAATTCTACAGATGGATATAGTTTGGTTTTTGATGGAAAAAGAAACGAACCTGCTATGATTCACCCTAATAAAAATTTATATTCTCAACAAGTTGAAGCTGTTAAAAATCCTGAAGGTGAATTTATTTTTTATAAGTTCAAAAAAATAAATTCAACAAAAGAGTACGATAAAATCTCTTTTGTTAAAAAATATGAAAAATATGGTTGGATTGTTGGTTGTGGAATTTATTTAGATGAAATCAATAATGAGTTAGAAAATATCGAAAATATTTTTAAAAAATCTATTAATGACCAATTTATTTATATTTTTATTATGTTTATTCTTATGGTTATAGCTTTATATTTAACATCAAAAAGAATATCAAAATTTATAAATTTAAATGTACTTTATCTTATTTCATCTTTTGATAAAGCTTCAAGAGAAAATAAAACAATTGATACTAAAAATTTAACATATAAAGAGTTTATTTCATTGGCAAATAAGTTAAATATTACTCTTGAGAATAAAAATGAAACAGAAAAAAGATTACAAGATCATATACAATTAATCAATGAAAATATAATTATTTCTACTACAGATAAAGATGGATATATTGTAGATGTAAGCGAAGCTTTTTGTAAAATTTCAGGCTATACAAAAGAAGAACTTATAGGGAAAACTCATAAAGTTGTAAGGCACCCTGATACACCAGATAAATTTTATGAAGATATGTGGGATAGATTACTTAGTGGTCAAATCTGGGAAGGTGAAATTCATAATAGAAATAAAAATGGAAAAGATTATTGGATATATGCAATAATAAAACCTCTTTTTAGAAACAATGAATTTATTGGTTTTACAGCAATTAGAACTAATATTACAGATAAAAAACATATTGAACAATTATCCATTACAGATGAATTAACTAATCTTTATAATAGAAGATTTTTTAATATAAAAATTGAAGAAGAGATTAATAGAGCAAAAAGGGAAAATCACTATTTTTCATTTTTAGTTATAGATATTGATTATTTTAAACAATACAATGATACATATGGACATCAACAAGGAGATGTAGTTTTAGAAAAAGTAGCTTCAGTATTTAAAAAAAGAACTTTAAGAGGAAGTGATTTTGCTTTTAGATTAGGTGGGGAAGAGTTTGGAATTATTACTACTTTAAATAAAGAAAAAGTAATGGAATTCGCACATTTAATAAAAGATGAAATAGAAAATCTAAAAATTGAACATAAAGCGAATGAAGTATCTAAATTTGTAACTATTTCAATTGGTATTGTCTCAAAAGAAAAAGATGAAATAACAAATAGTGATTTACTTTATAAAGAGGCTGATGATTGTTTATATGAAGCTAAAAAATTAGGGAGAAATAGTATTTTTATACTTTAA
- a CDS encoding Spy/CpxP family protein refolding chaperone: MTRKNKLISGLIISVILGSSLYATADMDKRGDDKPKGDFKCMMKKDNMHKMNAQRGGMFHMFDELSLTAEQKTKLEQIIQDSRKNMKSEDEAFTKDGFDKAKYIQIMSEKRDNMLKSQAEVIEKSYAVLTAKQKEQLKVLMDLRKEKMQQRIQDRIKG; this comes from the coding sequence ATGACAAGAAAAAATAAACTAATATCTGGATTAATAATAAGTGTAATACTAGGAAGTAGTTTATATGCTACTGCTGACATGGATAAAAGAGGTGATGATAAACCAAAAGGTGATTTTAAATGTATGATGAAAAAAGACAATATGCATAAAATGAATGCTCAAAGAGGTGGAATGTTTCATATGTTTGATGAATTAAGTTTAACAGCAGAACAAAAAACTAAGTTAGAACAAATTATACAAGATAGTAGAAAAAATATGAAATCTGAAGATGAAGCTTTCACTAAAGATGGCTTTGATAAAGCAAAGTATATTCAAATTATGTCTGAAAAAAGAGATAATATGTTAAAATCTCAAGCAGAAGTAATTGAAAAATCTTATGCTGTTTTAACAGCTAAACAAAAAGAACAATTAAAAGTTTTAATGGATTTGAGAAAAGAAAAAATGCAACAAAGAATCCAAGATAGAATAAAAGGGTAA
- a CDS encoding response regulator transcription factor — MIKIAMIEDDLELAEVLTQYLKQFNMEVTNYEEPFLALSSLRMNKYDLIILDLTLPGMDGLDVCKEIVKNFNIPIIISSARSDITDKVTALQLGADDYLPKPYDPRELEIRIKTILRRFNHSNIQEDEPINKIFSLNTEKKEITKNGKYIKLTAAEFEVLSLLLKREGFIISREDIFDNSDILNQDYESSGSLAVIINRIRHKIEENPKEPQYLHTIRGMGYKFIQ; from the coding sequence TTGATTAAAATTGCAATGATTGAAGATGATTTAGAATTAGCTGAAGTTCTAACACAATATTTAAAGCAATTTAATATGGAAGTTACCAATTATGAAGAGCCATTTTTGGCTCTTTCATCTTTAAGAATGAATAAATATGACCTTATAATTTTAGATTTAACACTTCCTGGAATGGATGGATTAGATGTTTGTAAAGAGATTGTTAAAAATTTTAATATTCCAATAATTATTTCAAGTGCAAGAAGTGATATAACTGATAAAGTTACAGCTTTACAACTTGGAGCGGATGATTATTTACCAAAACCTTATGACCCTAGAGAACTTGAAATACGAATTAAAACAATTTTACGAAGATTTAATCACTCAAATATTCAAGAAGATGAACCTATAAATAAAATTTTTTCTTTAAATACTGAAAAAAAAGAGATTACAAAAAATGGTAAATATATTAAATTAACAGCAGCAGAATTTGAAGTATTATCTCTTCTATTAAAAAGAGAAGGTTTTATTATTTCAAGGGAAGATATTTTTGATAATTCAGATATATTAAACCAAGATTATGAAAGTTCAGGTTCACTTGCAGTTATTATAAACAGAATAAGACATAAAATTGAAGAAAATCCAAAAGAACCACAATATTTACACACAATTAGAGGGATGGGATATAAATTTATACAATGA
- a CDS encoding ArsS family sensor histidine kinase — MNRQSIFFTIGVSFIISMLLVVISFLILITHDYRMKEGQLLDKYVPVMKMVNRQEKANFDQDFLKNLEEIKYKLFINMAEINAITYNPKTKILFEKVNPKHEDIFRILTLNDKNYIYMKKRGETILIADDNTTNSNSHIYIILVFTILLITIILVYLITLRKLMPLKILKDKVKTLGDENFDFECCNLKGKDEVSLLAQEFKKSAEKLKSLKEARNIFIRNIMHELKTPITKGKFLTQLEQNEQNNEKLKSVFNRLESLINEFASIEELISSNKNIEKKFYYLDDIIDNAKDILMIEDEHVISKYENKKLEINFKLFSIAVKNLIDNAVKYSPNKEVLIKTEEQNIIFENSGDELKYPLENYFEPFFSNEDKQKNSFGLGLYIISNILKANNYTLEYEFEDGINRFTCKKDEPSTI, encoded by the coding sequence ATGAATAGACAATCAATATTTTTTACAATAGGCGTAAGTTTTATAATATCAATGCTTTTAGTAGTAATTAGTTTTTTAATCTTAATTACCCATGATTATAGAATGAAAGAAGGACAATTGCTAGATAAGTATGTTCCAGTTATGAAAATGGTTAATAGACAAGAAAAAGCAAATTTCGATCAAGATTTTTTAAAAAATTTAGAGGAAATAAAGTATAAACTATTCATAAATATGGCTGAAATAAATGCTATAACGTATAATCCAAAAACAAAAATATTATTTGAAAAGGTTAATCCAAAACATGAAGATATTTTTAGAATTTTAACTTTAAATGATAAAAATTATATTTACATGAAAAAAAGAGGAGAAACTATTTTAATAGCAGATGACAATACAACAAATAGTAATAGTCATATTTATATTATTTTAGTTTTTACAATTTTATTAATTACAATCATTTTAGTTTATTTAATTACTTTGCGAAAGTTAATGCCTTTAAAAATTTTAAAAGATAAAGTTAAAACTTTAGGTGATGAAAATTTTGATTTTGAATGTTGTAATTTAAAAGGAAAAGATGAAGTTTCACTTCTAGCGCAAGAGTTTAAAAAATCAGCAGAAAAATTAAAAAGTTTAAAAGAAGCTAGAAATATATTTATTAGAAATATTATGCATGAGCTAAAAACTCCAATTACAAAAGGAAAATTTTTAACTCAATTAGAACAAAATGAACAAAATAATGAGAAACTAAAATCAGTATTTAATAGACTGGAATCTTTAATAAATGAGTTTGCTTCAATTGAAGAGCTAATTTCTTCAAATAAAAATATAGAAAAAAAGTTTTATTATTTAGATGATATTATTGATAATGCAAAAGATATTTTGATGATTGAAGATGAACATGTTATTTCAAAATATGAGAATAAAAAATTAGAAATAAATTTTAAACTATTTTCAATCGCTGTTAAGAATTTAATTGATAATGCAGTTAAATATTCACCAAATAAAGAGGTTCTTATAAAAACAGAAGAACAAAATATAATATTCGAAAATAGTGGAGATGAACTAAAATATCCTTTAGAAAACTATTTTGAACCATTTTTCTCAAATGAAGATAAACAAAAAAACTCTTTTGGTTTAGGATTGTATATAATTAGTAATATTTTAAAAGCAAATAACTATACTTTAGAATACGAATTTGAAGATGGAATAAATAGATTTACATGCAAAAAGGATGAACCATCTACGATATAG
- a CDS encoding NAD(P)/FAD-dependent oxidoreductase: MGAGASALMLASNLDKKKYKNICLIDTNAKIGSKIKVSGGAKCNITNELVTSNNYLGDREFVKELLKNFSKDDLLAFLNKNGVTPKINPKIVKGTYFCNTSQDVIDMFTKITTHVKKYLNTTVLDLDFDKHFKIKTDSKLIEAKKVVIASGGLSYSMLGASSIAFDIAKKFGHSIIKLEPALVGFTVQKEQFWFKNLAGISMPVFTFVDDKRIEGSLLFAHKGCSGPVILTSSLYWKKGKMAIDFLPKQKLESFLHGNKIISSALPLPKRFIQEFLLSVELEDKSVSKLTNDEKTKLLLLKNYEFSPAGNFGYTKAEVTKGGINTDEINHSSFESLKLKDLYFIGECLDITGELGGFNFQIAFSEGMICARELNK; this comes from the coding sequence ATTGGAGCAGGAGCTAGCGCTTTGATGTTAGCTTCAAATTTAGATAAAAAAAAATATAAAAATATTTGCCTTATTGATACAAATGCAAAAATTGGCTCAAAGATAAAAGTTTCTGGTGGAGCAAAATGTAATATCACAAATGAGCTTGTAACTTCTAATAATTATTTAGGAGATAGGGAGTTTGTAAAAGAACTTTTGAAAAATTTTTCAAAAGATGATTTATTGGCTTTTTTAAATAAAAATGGTGTAACTCCTAAAATAAATCCCAAAATTGTAAAAGGAACATACTTCTGTAACACTAGCCAAGATGTTATAGATATGTTTACAAAAATAACGACTCACGTAAAAAAATATCTAAATACTACTGTTTTAGACCTAGATTTTGATAAACATTTTAAAATTAAAACAGATTCAAAATTGATAGAAGCAAAAAAGGTTGTAATTGCAAGTGGTGGACTCTCTTATAGTATGTTAGGTGCTTCTTCAATAGCCTTTGATATAGCAAAAAAGTTTGGACACTCAATTATAAAACTTGAACCTGCACTTGTAGGTTTTACAGTACAAAAAGAGCAGTTTTGGTTTAAAAATCTTGCTGGAATTTCAATGCCTGTTTTTACTTTTGTTGATGATAAAAGAATTGAGGGATCGTTATTATTTGCTCACAAAGGTTGTTCAGGGCCTGTTATATTAACAAGTTCTCTTTATTGGAAAAAAGGAAAAATGGCAATTGATTTTTTACCTAAACAAAAATTAGAGAGTTTTTTACATGGAAATAAAATTATATCTTCAGCACTACCACTTCCAAAAAGATTTATTCAAGAATTTTTATTAAGTGTTGAATTAGAAGATAAAAGTGTTTCCAAATTAACAAATGATGAAAAAACAAAATTATTATTATTAAAAAATTATGAATTTTCACCAGCTGGTAATTTTGGTTATACAAAAGCAGAAGTTACCAAAGGTGGAATAAATACAGATGAAATAAATCATAGTAGTTTTGAAAGTTTAAAATTAAAGGATTTGTACTTTATTGGGGAGTGTTTAGATATTACAGGAGAACTTGGAGGATTTAATTTTCAAATAGCTTTTAGTGAGGGTATGATTTGTGCAAGGGAACTAAATAAATAA
- a CDS encoding methyl-accepting chemotaxis protein: MFFGNKNLEEKVVFLDKQIEELKRELLLKDKEKEEMKANFSTQLENITTLNEKKFELFKQIASHSQEEGLVVFDDKNKLFFSNNLASSNIKDYSVVLNAVLENNNRLILEDCEANIEVKRYENYKIVSLRRTSIHDNKNGGLLDRHNKNMTKSLDNTQKTYLALLEELQGMSKESKETAVGSTQGLDLINEIVSDTNNLHNEIEIENDVVNSLVSKSKDIAQVINIIQEIAFQTNILSLNAAVEAATAGEAGRGFAVVAAEVRNLANRSADAAKQIKDVVTSIQNETGKIKNSSDSVSTVVNETKSRIDILSKLMNTFQKNSNRSVYEVESISNKIFINLAKLDHVIYKNNLYQLIFGGEHNFNAVDHHNCRLGKWYDTGLGKEQFSLVPSYKGLEKHHHIVHHEANLLAKECSGHSVSCSKQLIEDKIELVENGSEQVFIYLDRILEEKNEVIMKEAAHKLFGEGK; this comes from the coding sequence ATGTTTTTTGGAAATAAGAATTTAGAAGAAAAAGTTGTTTTTTTAGATAAACAAATTGAAGAGTTGAAACGTGAACTTCTTTTAAAAGATAAAGAAAAAGAAGAGATGAAAGCAAACTTTTCTACACAATTAGAAAATATAACTACTTTAAATGAAAAAAAGTTTGAACTTTTTAAACAAATTGCTAGTCATTCTCAAGAAGAAGGTTTAGTTGTTTTTGATGATAAAAATAAACTATTTTTTTCAAATAATCTTGCTAGTTCAAATATAAAAGATTATTCTGTTGTTTTAAATGCAGTCTTAGAAAATAATAATCGTTTAATTTTAGAAGATTGTGAAGCTAATATTGAAGTAAAAAGATATGAAAATTATAAAATTGTTTCATTAAGAAGAACTTCAATCCATGACAATAAAAATGGTGGACTATTAGATAGACACAATAAAAATATGACTAAATCTTTAGATAATACACAAAAAACATATTTAGCCTTGCTTGAAGAACTACAAGGGATGTCAAAAGAGTCAAAAGAGACTGCAGTGGGCTCAACACAAGGTTTAGATTTAATTAATGAAATAGTAAGCGATACAAATAATTTACACAATGAAATAGAAATAGAGAATGATGTTGTAAATTCATTAGTTTCAAAAAGTAAAGATATTGCACAAGTTATTAATATAATTCAAGAAATTGCATTCCAAACAAATATCCTTTCTTTAAATGCAGCGGTTGAAGCAGCAACTGCTGGAGAAGCAGGGCGAGGATTTGCAGTTGTTGCAGCAGAAGTTCGAAACTTAGCAAATAGAAGTGCTGACGCAGCAAAACAAATCAAAGATGTTGTTACTTCAATCCAAAATGAAACAGGAAAAATCAAAAATAGTTCAGACTCAGTATCAACAGTTGTGAATGAAACAAAATCAAGAATTGATATTTTAAGTAAGTTAATGAATACTTTCCAAAAAAATTCAAATAGATCAGTTTATGAAGTTGAGAGTATTTCAAATAAAATATTTATAAATCTAGCAAAACTTGACCATGTTATTTATAAAAATAATCTATATCAATTAATCTTTGGTGGAGAGCATAATTTTAATGCAGTTGATCACCATAATTGTAGACTTGGTAAATGGTATGATACGGGACTAGGAAAAGAGCAATTTAGTTTGGTTCCCTCTTATAAAGGTCTAGAAAAACATCACCATATAGTTCACCATGAAGCAAATTTATTAGCAAAAGAGTGTTCAGGACATAGTGTTTCTTGTTCTAAACAATTAATTGAAGATAAAATTGAATTAGTTGAAAATGGAAGTGAGCAAGTATTTATCTACCTTGATAGAATTTTAGAAGAAAAAAATGAAGTAATAATGAAAGAAGCTGCACATAAATTATTTGGGGAAGGAAAATAA
- a CDS encoding response regulator, with product MNNEKYSIVIVDDETEILNVLSRFLTRNANFSVSTYSNPITALSSIGNAKVDLVLLDIMMPQMNGLEVLEKIKVNNPEQKVIMMTAYSTLDKVLKSHKEGATNYVMKPFDSLQALEKKIIEVLKS from the coding sequence ATGAATAATGAAAAATACTCTATTGTAATCGTAGATGATGAAACAGAAATTTTGAATGTTTTAAGTAGATTTTTAACTAGAAATGCAAACTTTTCAGTTTCTACATATTCTAATCCAATAACTGCATTAAGTAGTATTGGAAATGCAAAAGTTGATTTAGTTCTCTTAGATATTATGATGCCTCAAATGAATGGATTAGAAGTTTTAGAAAAAATCAAAGTTAATAATCCTGAGCAAAAAGTTATTATGATGACAGCTTATTCAACTTTAGATAAAGTTCTGAAGTCTCATAAAGAGGGTGCTACAAATTATGTTATGAAACCTTTTGATTCTTTACAAGCTTTAGAAAAGAAGATAATAGAAGTTTTGAAGTCATAA
- a CDS encoding PAS domain S-box protein — MNDKNLNIRYFIYFLISVFLVILLIDFLKKQQIEHFLNNYKESVDKEYSKNYSEYKDNTELIYFNEFVKEKDFVEIFKNINSLNIENKKKEIYSYLKKSYSFYKTLDISDISFYSSSNEFLLSMQDKSQNKYTSLLMEKIVLNKKELSSFIIVDGNYYLIFAKPIFDEKLNFLGVINIEFDFKSLIKKLENNSDFLFTELFSNDIKFDESFYYNLSTSQKKLLINDIKESKNFVLLTKEHSYAFPVVFLQILKSEIDDNSLYLVAYNTNKDSIVGKIDKYFDFLFILIILFIVIIFYLSYRIKYFKIQTLIINKKYLELFSQMDDYVIMVETDLNGIITYATKPFCKISGYSRKELLEKNINLLKHPDMSKGFFKKLWNELHTNKIWEGEIKNQDRYGNSYWVSGIIIPKYNFNNEIVGYISIRSNITDTKQLEKINKLLKEDLSNKLNEIKMKDQTLIDNTKVQLMSKILDSLGHQWKQPILSISSLLYNLKVIISNEEKNQNKLELIKQTQIELKSLSEVLNEIKYLFQENEEQKSKFSDVIREAILSIQEELELNNIKVKYDLNSQINIDISFNELKNIILNMIKNSIELTKLNNQKEVVIIISAIKEDDLLIKIEDNIKLTDKNIDENLNNHLYLVKLFVEKNRGLFWFDNTDYCTNYYIKLKNGN; from the coding sequence ATGAATGATAAAAACCTAAATATTAGGTACTTTATTTATTTTTTAATTTCTGTTTTTTTAGTAATTTTACTCATAGATTTTTTAAAAAAACAGCAAATAGAACACTTTTTAAATAATTACAAAGAATCTGTTGATAAAGAATATTCTAAAAATTATAGTGAATATAAAGATAACACAGAATTAATATATTTTAATGAATTTGTAAAAGAAAAAGATTTTGTTGAAATTTTTAAAAATATTAACTCTTTAAATATAGAAAATAAAAAGAAAGAGATTTATAGTTATTTAAAAAAAAGTTACTCTTTTTATAAAACATTAGATATTTCTGATATAAGTTTTTATTCTTCATCAAATGAATTCTTATTAAGTATGCAAGATAAATCTCAAAATAAATATACTTCACTTTTAATGGAAAAAATTGTGTTAAATAAAAAGGAGTTAAGCAGTTTTATAATTGTTGATGGTAATTATTATTTAATATTTGCAAAACCAATATTTGATGAAAAATTGAATTTTTTAGGTGTTATAAATATCGAATTTGATTTTAAATCATTAATCAAAAAATTAGAAAATAATAGTGATTTTTTATTTACAGAGTTATTTTCAAATGATATTAAATTTGATGAAAGCTTTTACTACAATTTATCTACTTCTCAAAAAAAATTATTGATAAATGATATAAAAGAATCAAAAAATTTTGTTTTACTTACTAAAGAACATTCCTATGCTTTTCCTGTTGTTTTCTTACAAATATTAAAATCTGAAATAGATGATAATAGTTTATATTTAGTTGCTTATAATACAAATAAAGACTCAATAGTGGGAAAAATTGATAAATATTTTGATTTTTTATTTATTTTAATTATTTTATTTATTGTCATAATATTCTATTTGTCTTATAGAATAAAATATTTTAAAATACAAACTTTGATAATAAATAAAAAGTATTTAGAATTATTCTCTCAAATGGATGATTATGTAATCATGGTCGAAACAGATTTAAATGGAATTATTACGTATGCCACTAAACCTTTTTGTAAAATTTCTGGATATTCACGAAAAGAGTTATTGGAAAAAAACATAAATCTTTTAAAACATCCAGATATGTCAAAAGGTTTTTTCAAAAAACTTTGGAATGAATTACATACAAATAAGATTTGGGAAGGGGAGATAAAAAATCAAGATAGATATGGAAATTCTTATTGGGTTAGTGGAATAATAATTCCAAAGTATAATTTTAATAACGAAATTGTAGGATATATCTCGATTAGATCAAATATCACTGATACAAAACAGTTAGAAAAAATAAATAAACTTTTAAAAGAAGATTTATCAAATAAATTAAATGAGATAAAAATGAAAGACCAAACATTAATTGACAATACTAAAGTTCAATTAATGTCAAAAATATTAGATTCGTTAGGTCATCAATGGAAACAACCAATATTAAGTATATCATCTTTGCTTTACAATTTAAAAGTAATTATAAGTAATGAAGAGAAAAATCAAAATAAACTAGAATTGATTAAACAAACACAAATAGAATTAAAAAGTTTATCTGAAGTACTTAATGAAATAAAATATCTTTTTCAAGAAAATGAAGAACAAAAATCAAAGTTCTCAGATGTTATAAGAGAAGCTATTTTATCAATTCAAGAAGAGTTAGAATTAAATAATATAAAAGTTAAATATGATTTAAATAGTCAAATAAACATAGATATTTCATTTAATGAGTTAAAAAATATTATATTAAATATGATTAAAAATAGTATTGAATTAACAAAATTAAATAATCAAAAAGAAGTTGTGATAATAATTAGTGCAATAAAAGAAGATGATTTATTAATTAAAATTGAGGATAATATAAAATTAACAGATAAAAATATAGATGAAAATTTGAATAATCATTTATATTTAGTGAAATTATTTGTAGAAAAAAACAGAGGTCTTTTTTGGTTTGATAATACAGATTATTGTACAAATTATTATATAAAATTAAAAAATGGAAATTAA